The sequence below is a genomic window from Tautonia marina.
GGGCGGATTTTCGCCTCGAAAAACGCCTTCCCCTCCGGGTCGTCGAGGGCGAAAACCGAATGGGAACACGTGGCGCCAAGGAGGAACGTGAGCGTCCAGGCAGACCGGCTGAGGTTGGGTTGCATCATTGTGGGTTTCCGATTCACGATGGGGACGATCGGTCGGTGATTCCCATACCACCATCTCGCCTTCGGCCCCTTGGTCTGCCATGCTACGAGGGAGATGATGCCGGAACCACCGGCCGACCCGTCCCGAAGCCACGGAGCCTGTTCTCGTGAGTGCCTCGAAGTCTGAAGCGATTGCGCTGGCTGATCGGCTGGCCGCCCTGTATACGCCCGTCGTGGCCGATGTCCTCGACCGCCTCGGCGCCCGTAACCAGTGCCCAAGGGCCGATATTCGCCCTCTGGCCCCCGCCTTCCGCTGTGCCGGGGTGGTCCGGCCGGTGAAGACGATTGTCGCGCCGACCCTCGAACCCGCCGAGCCGTACAAGGGGGAAATGGCCGCCGTTGATGCGTTGACAAACGGCGACGTGATGGTCGTCTCCTCCTGCGAGTGGAGCTTCTGGGGCGAACTCCTGTCGACCGCCGCCCGCTACCGGGGGTGCCGCGGTGTTCTGATCGACGGATTCACGCGCGACACGCACGCCATTATCGAGATGGGTTTCCCCGTCTTCTGCCGCGGCATCCACCCGGCCGACAGCCTCGGCCGGATCGACGTCGAGGCCCACGACGTGCCGATCGACTTCGGCGGTGTTTCCGTCGCGCCCGGCGACCTCGTCCTGGCCGATCACGACGGTATTGTCTTCGTTCCCTCCGCCATCGCCGACGAGGCCATTGCAAAGGCCGAGGAGAAGGTCCGCGGCGAGAACCTCGTCCGCGACAAGCTGGCCGAGGGGATGACCGTCACCGAGGCCTTCCGGCGCTACGGGGTCCTCTGATCGGAGCCCTTTCCCATCCCGCCCGCCGAAATCACGAAGTTGGTCGTACCGCGTTCACCCTCAACTGAGGCGATGCCTCGTTTTCTGGGTGGCCCGGTTACTCGCCAATCGGGGTCACTAAGCGACGAGCGGTTTCGGTGCGGCCTCCCGCGGTCTCGCTCCTGCCGGCCGCGACGGGATGATCACGTCCCGTCGCGTCATCAGGCCGGCGGCGTCTCCCGCGTGGTGATCGCCTTCAGGATCGCTCGACTCCCCTTCTCGGCAGCCCTGGCGAGGGGAGGGGGGAGGGGGTTGTCGCCGAGATCCAGTTCCTTCAGTTTGGTGAATGTCGAGAAATAAGGCGGGACGTCGCTCAACTGATTACGTCGCAGGTCGAGCGATCGGAGCCGGACGAGCTTCGAGAACGAATCCGGCAGGGTGGTGAGCCGATTGCCTCGGAGGTCGAGGTCCTTCAGGTTGGCCAGGTCCCCGAAGTTCGCCGGCAACGCGGTCAGCCGCGATCCCGTCGAGAGGGAGAGCGA
It includes:
- a CDS encoding RraA family protein; its protein translation is MSASKSEAIALADRLAALYTPVVADVLDRLGARNQCPRADIRPLAPAFRCAGVVRPVKTIVAPTLEPAEPYKGEMAAVDALTNGDVMVVSSCEWSFWGELLSTAARYRGCRGVLIDGFTRDTHAIIEMGFPVFCRGIHPADSLGRIDVEAHDVPIDFGGVSVAPGDLVLADHDGIVFVPSAIADEAIAKAEEKVRGENLVRDKLAEGMTVTEAFRRYGVL